A window of the Amycolatopsis solani genome harbors these coding sequences:
- a CDS encoding DUF397 domain-containing protein → MAERLENGIPADRLSGAQWRKASYSGAYGNCVEVAPLSTGEIAMRNSRFPTGPALVYTRAEMAAFLAGAKDGEFDDVLG, encoded by the coding sequence ATGGCTGAGCGACTCGAGAACGGCATCCCGGCCGATCGGCTCTCCGGCGCCCAGTGGCGCAAGGCGAGCTACAGCGGCGCTTACGGCAACTGCGTCGAGGTGGCACCCCTGTCCACCGGCGAGATCGCGATGCGCAACTCGCGGTTCCCGACCGGTCCCGCGCTCGTCTACACGCGCGCGGAGATGGCGGCCTTCCTGGCCGGTGCCAAGGACGGTGAATTCGACGATGTCCTCGGCTGA
- the arfB gene encoding alternative ribosome rescue aminoacyl-tRNA hydrolase ArfB, which produces MATGDVVVGSRFVVPEAELSERFSRSSGPGGQGVNTTDSRVELSFDVAASPSIPEHLRDRVLAALEPRLVDGVLTIAASEHRSQLQNREAARGRLANLLLDASAPPPATRRPTKPSRGSKERRLASKKRRSDVKRGRSGRFDD; this is translated from the coding sequence GTGGCCACCGGGGACGTCGTCGTCGGCTCCCGCTTCGTCGTCCCCGAGGCCGAGCTCAGCGAACGCTTCTCCCGGTCGTCCGGCCCCGGCGGTCAGGGCGTCAACACCACGGACTCGCGCGTCGAGCTGTCGTTCGACGTCGCCGCGTCGCCGTCGATCCCGGAGCACCTGCGCGACCGCGTGCTGGCCGCGCTCGAGCCTCGGCTGGTCGACGGCGTCCTGACCATCGCGGCCAGCGAGCACCGGTCGCAGCTGCAGAACCGCGAAGCGGCGCGGGGGCGGTTGGCGAACCTGCTGCTCGACGCGTCGGCACCGCCGCCCGCCACGCGGCGCCCCACGAAGCCGTCCCGCGGTTCGAAGGAGCGCCGCCTGGCGTCGAAGAAGCGCCGGAGCGACGTGAAGAGAGGCCGCTCCGGCCGCTTCGACGACTAA
- a CDS encoding GNAT family N-acetyltransferase, with the protein MSAIQTYVRTTAPRGRETEQVGPFLATYSPGTAHPMLNYAIPDDGAKPVAAEIDALTAAFRRRDLLPRLEYFTDVAPDLENLLVEAGYALERRVPLMTCGPADRLDRPVPAGIRLRAPESDDDFRRLRSAQNTAFGEPAEIGDDEVEKLKSGVEAGVRHLLAEDDGVVVGGGLALEVVDGTTEIAGIAVLEPYRGRGIAAALTARLTRDVHEAGAHTAFLTPGDLGIGNVYARVGYRPAGECVHLSAVAEPAKSRPTPGGTRP; encoded by the coding sequence ATGTCCGCCATCCAGACGTATGTCCGCACCACCGCGCCACGCGGCCGGGAAACCGAGCAGGTCGGCCCGTTCCTCGCGACCTACTCGCCGGGCACGGCGCACCCGATGCTCAACTACGCGATCCCGGACGACGGCGCCAAGCCGGTCGCGGCCGAGATCGACGCGCTCACCGCGGCGTTCCGGCGGCGGGACCTGCTCCCGCGGCTGGAGTACTTCACCGACGTCGCCCCCGACCTGGAGAACCTGCTGGTCGAGGCGGGGTACGCGCTCGAACGGCGGGTGCCGCTGATGACCTGCGGCCCCGCCGACCGGCTCGATCGGCCGGTGCCGGCGGGGATCCGGCTGCGCGCACCGGAGTCCGATGACGACTTCCGGCGCCTGCGATCGGCGCAGAACACGGCGTTCGGCGAACCCGCGGAGATCGGCGACGACGAGGTCGAGAAGCTGAAGTCGGGCGTCGAGGCCGGCGTCCGGCACCTCCTCGCGGAGGACGACGGCGTGGTCGTCGGCGGCGGGCTCGCGCTCGAAGTCGTCGACGGCACCACCGAGATCGCGGGCATCGCGGTGCTCGAGCCGTACCGCGGGCGCGGGATCGCCGCGGCGCTCACCGCGCGGCTCACCCGCGACGTCCACGAGGCCGGCGCGCACACGGCGTTCCTCACCCCCGGTGACCTGGGGATCGGGAACGTCTACGCCCGGGTCGGCTACCGGCCGGCCGGGGAGTGCGTGCACCTGAGCGCCGTTGCCGAGCCGGCCAAAAGCAGGCCGACGCCAGGCGGCACGCGACCGTAG
- the purF gene encoding amidophosphoribosyltransferase codes for MVSDPQVVSDQPDPEPREECGVFGVWAPGEEVAKLTYYGLYALQHRGQEAAGISVSDGSQIVVFKDLGLVSQVFDEQILQSLQGHIAVGHCRYSTTGATIWENAQPIFRTTATGSGLSFAHNGNLVNTAELRERTIEAGLKPHAGLTGSSSDSDLVCGLLAANAADKGIEAAAMELLPTLKGAFCLVFADENTLYAARDPHGVHPLVLGRLERGWVVSSETAGLDIVGASFVREVEPGELIAIDAEGLRSSRFAGPDPKGCVFEYVYLARPDTTIAGRGVHATRVEIGRRLATEEPVEADLVMPVPESGTPAAIGYAQGSGIPYGTGLVKNAYVGRTFIQPSQTIRQLGIRLKLNPLRDVIRGKRLVVVDDSIVRGNTQRALVRMLREAGALEVHVRIASPPVRWPCFYGIDFASRAELVANGVDLDGIRRSIGADSLGYISLDGLVAATEQPKSRLCTACFSGEYPIPLPEDALIGKHLLESLDSVNGAATPVSPAGYGAEDAVRRP; via the coding sequence GTGGTTTCCGACCCGCAAGTCGTGTCCGACCAGCCCGACCCGGAACCCCGTGAGGAGTGTGGCGTCTTCGGCGTCTGGGCTCCCGGGGAAGAAGTCGCGAAGCTGACCTACTACGGCCTCTACGCCCTGCAGCACCGCGGGCAGGAGGCCGCCGGCATCTCCGTCTCCGACGGCTCGCAGATCGTGGTCTTCAAGGACCTCGGCCTGGTCAGCCAGGTGTTCGACGAGCAGATCCTGCAGTCGCTGCAGGGGCACATCGCCGTCGGGCACTGCCGGTACTCGACCACCGGCGCGACCATTTGGGAGAACGCCCAGCCGATCTTCCGCACCACGGCGACCGGCAGCGGCCTCTCCTTCGCGCACAACGGCAACCTCGTCAACACGGCGGAGCTGCGCGAGCGCACCATCGAAGCCGGGCTCAAGCCGCACGCGGGCTTGACCGGCTCGTCCAGCGACTCGGACCTGGTCTGCGGCCTGCTCGCGGCCAACGCCGCCGACAAGGGCATCGAAGCCGCCGCGATGGAGCTGCTGCCCACCCTCAAGGGCGCCTTCTGCCTGGTCTTCGCCGACGAGAACACGCTGTACGCGGCCCGTGACCCGCACGGCGTGCACCCGCTGGTGCTCGGCCGGCTCGAGCGCGGCTGGGTCGTCTCCAGTGAGACCGCGGGCCTCGACATCGTCGGCGCGTCCTTCGTCCGCGAGGTCGAGCCCGGCGAGCTCATCGCGATCGACGCCGAGGGCCTGCGTTCCTCCCGCTTCGCCGGCCCGGACCCCAAGGGCTGCGTCTTCGAGTACGTCTACCTCGCCCGCCCCGACACGACCATCGCCGGCCGCGGGGTGCACGCCACCCGCGTCGAAATCGGCCGGCGGCTCGCCACCGAGGAGCCGGTCGAAGCCGACCTCGTGATGCCGGTGCCGGAGTCGGGCACGCCGGCCGCGATCGGCTACGCGCAGGGCTCGGGCATCCCCTACGGCACCGGCCTGGTGAAGAACGCCTACGTCGGGCGCACGTTCATCCAGCCGTCGCAGACCATCCGCCAGCTCGGCATCCGCCTCAAGCTGAACCCGCTGCGCGACGTCATCCGCGGCAAGCGCCTGGTCGTGGTGGACGACTCGATCGTCCGCGGCAACACCCAGCGCGCGCTCGTCCGCATGCTGCGGGAGGCCGGCGCGCTCGAGGTGCACGTCCGGATCGCGTCGCCGCCCGTGCGGTGGCCGTGCTTCTACGGCATCGACTTCGCGTCGCGGGCCGAGCTGGTGGCGAACGGCGTCGACCTCGACGGCATCCGGCGTTCGATCGGGGCCGACTCCCTGGGTTACATTTCCCTGGACGGCCTGGTCGCGGCCACGGAGCAGCCGAAGTCGCGGCTGTGCACGGCGTGCTTCTCCGGCGAGTACCCGATCCCGCTCCCGGAGGACGCGCTGATCGGGAAGCACCTGCTCGAAAGCCTCGACTCGGTCAATGGCGCGGCGACCCCGGTCAGCCCCGCCGGGTACGGTGCCGAAGACGCCGTCCGGCGTCCGTGA
- the purM gene encoding phosphoribosylformylglycinamidine cyclo-ligase, with amino-acid sequence MSESTSATYAAAGVSIDAGDQAVELLKPHAERATRPEVMGGVGGFAGLFSLKLDKWKEPVLASSTDGVGTKIAVAQALDKHDTVGIDLVAMVVDDLVVTGAEPLFLQDYIAVGKVHPEKIAALVGGIAEGCVQAGCALLGGETAEHPGLMGEHDYDMSATGVGVVEASQLLSPEKVRPGDVVLALGSSGLHSNGYSLARHVLLDIARMPLGGHVEEFGRTLGEEMLEPTRIYAKDCLALAAETEVRTFAHITGGGLEANLARVMPRGLVARLDRGTWTPAPVFALIGHRGKVERAELEKTFNMGVGMVAIVGAEDVDRALAMLTARHVPAWVLGDVQPAGDVDGPRAVLSGDHPRF; translated from the coding sequence GTGAGCGAGTCCACGAGCGCCACGTACGCCGCCGCCGGCGTCAGCATCGACGCCGGCGACCAAGCCGTCGAGCTGCTCAAGCCGCACGCCGAGCGGGCGACCCGCCCCGAGGTCATGGGTGGTGTCGGCGGTTTCGCCGGGCTGTTCTCCCTCAAGCTCGACAAGTGGAAGGAGCCGGTGCTCGCGTCCTCGACCGACGGCGTCGGCACCAAGATCGCGGTCGCGCAGGCGCTGGACAAGCACGACACGGTCGGCATCGACCTGGTCGCCATGGTCGTCGACGACCTGGTCGTGACCGGCGCCGAGCCGCTGTTCCTGCAGGACTACATCGCCGTCGGCAAGGTGCACCCGGAGAAGATCGCCGCGCTGGTCGGCGGCATCGCCGAGGGCTGCGTCCAGGCCGGCTGCGCGCTGCTCGGCGGCGAGACCGCCGAGCACCCGGGCCTGATGGGCGAGCACGACTACGACATGTCGGCGACCGGCGTCGGCGTGGTCGAGGCCTCGCAGCTGCTCTCGCCGGAGAAGGTGCGCCCGGGTGACGTCGTGCTGGCGCTCGGCTCGTCCGGATTGCACTCGAACGGGTACTCCCTGGCCCGGCACGTGCTGCTGGACATCGCCCGGATGCCGCTCGGCGGGCACGTCGAGGAGTTCGGCCGCACGCTCGGCGAGGAGATGCTCGAGCCGACGCGGATCTACGCGAAGGACTGCCTGGCGCTCGCCGCCGAGACCGAGGTCCGGACGTTCGCGCACATCACCGGCGGTGGCCTGGAGGCGAACCTCGCCCGCGTCATGCCGCGCGGCCTGGTCGCCCGGCTCGACCGCGGCACCTGGACGCCGGCGCCGGTGTTCGCGCTGATCGGCCACCGCGGCAAGGTCGAGCGCGCCGAGCTGGAGAAGACCTTCAACATGGGCGTCGGCATGGTCGCGATCGTCGGTGCCGAGGACGTCGACCGGGCGCTGGCCATGCTGACCGCGCGGCACGTCCCGGCGTGGGTGCTCGGCGACGTGCAGCCGGCCGGCGACGTCGACGGCCCGCGCGCGGTGCTCTCGGGCGACCACCCGCGGTTCTGA